The nucleotide sequence CCTTTGGGCAATATCCCGTTAGGGACAGGCGTCCACAACGTAGAACTGACACCCGGTCGGGGTGGCCAAATAGTTCGAGCTGCCGGCGCAACCGCTCAGGTAATGGCCAAAGAAGGCAACTATGTCACCCTCAGACTGCCTTCGGGTGAAGTCCGGATGGTGCGGCGCGAGTGCTATGCCACCATTGGCCAAGTTGGCAACCTTGAGGCCAGAAACATCAAAGTTGGCAAAGCAGGGCGGACTCGGTGGAAAGGCATCCGGCCTACTGTCCGAGGCAGCGTAATGAACCCGGTTGATCACCCACACGGCGGTGGTGAGGGCAAAGCGCCAATCGGTAGATCCGGCCCAGTGACACCTTGGGGTAAGCCAGCTTTGGGTGCCAAGACTCGTAAGCGCAAGAAACAAAGTAGCGCTTTAATTGTGCGCCGTCGCCGTAAATCCTCCAAACGAGGGCGTGGCGGTAGAGAGTCCTAGAATTTTCAATTTTAGATTTTCGAGCTTCAAAAAAACCTCCGAAATCTAGACTCCGCGCATCAATCAAAAATCCAAGATTCAAAATTGAACTATGGGTCGTTCTCTCAAAAAAGGTCCTTTCGTTGCTGACCATCTGCTTACCAAAGTAGAAAACTTGAATGCCAAAGGCGAAAAACAGGTCATCAAAACCTGGTCACGCGCCTCAACAATCTTGCCCCTGATGGTTGGTCACACCATCGCCGTCCATAACGGACGGCAGCACGTACCCGTCTATGTGACCGAGCAAATGGTCGGTCACAAATTAGGTGAATTTGCCCCGACCCGAACTTTCCGGGGACACGCTAAGGGCGATAAAAAGGCACGTCGTTAGATGAATTTAGAACAAAGAATTAAGAATGAAGAAAGAGATAATCGTTTTTAATTCTTAATTCTTAATTCTCAATTCTCAATTCTCAATTCTCAATTTTAT is from Microcoleus sp. FACHB-68 and encodes:
- the rplB gene encoding 50S ribosomal protein L2, encoding MGIRSYRPYTPSTRQRTVSDFSEVTRDEPEKSLTRSRHRPKGRNNRGVITTRHRGGGHKRLYRIVDFRRNKHNIPAKVAAIEYDPNRNARLALLYYQDGEKRYILHPVGLTVGTHIISGPESPIEIGNALPLGNIPLGTGVHNVELTPGRGGQIVRAAGATAQVMAKEGNYVTLRLPSGEVRMVRRECYATIGQVGNLEARNIKVGKAGRTRWKGIRPTVRGSVMNPVDHPHGGGEGKAPIGRSGPVTPWGKPALGAKTRKRKKQSSALIVRRRRKSSKRGRGGRES
- the rpsS gene encoding 30S ribosomal protein S19, with the translated sequence MGRSLKKGPFVADHLLTKVENLNAKGEKQVIKTWSRASTILPLMVGHTIAVHNGRQHVPVYVTEQMVGHKLGEFAPTRTFRGHAKGDKKARR